The Balneolales bacterium ANBcel1 DNA segment TTCCAGCGTTGTAAACGGATAGTCGGCGATTTTGGGCCGGGCCGCCGAAACCGCGGAGAGCAGCGTGCTTTTTCCCGCGTTGGGAAAACCGACCAGGCCGACTTCGGCGATCAGTTTCAGCTCGATCTCCACGACGATCTCCTCACCGGGTTCACCGGGCTGGGCGTATTGCGGAGTCTGGTTGGTGGCGGTCTTGAAATTGGCATTGCCGAGGCCGCCCTTGCCGCCTTTGGCGATCACCAGCCGGTCGCCGTGGTTTATCACCTCACCGAGAAACCGGCGCGTTTCATGCTCGTAGGCTACCGTACCCAGCGGCACGGGCAGCACGACATCCTCCCCCCTTTTTCCCGTTTTCAGGGAAGAGCCGCCCGGCTGCCCCTTTTTGGCTTTCAGGAATTTGCGGTAGCGGAGGTCGAGCAGGGTGTTCATGTGGGAATTGCCCTCCAGGACGATGTTGCCGCCGTCGCCGCCGTCGCCGCCGTCGGGCCCTCCTTTGGGCACATACTTCTCCCTCCGGAAATGAGCCATTCCGGGTCCGCCGCTTCCTGCGGTGAGGTACAGTTTCGCGTAGTCGGCAAATCTCATAAAAAAACAAATATCGGGTGGGCCACTATAAACGCCAGGTCAAAGTTACGCAATACGGTGTTTCCAAACCGGGCTATTTGGTGCAGATTTGTAGCCTCACCGGTTACGCTCCTCATACCAGGAGCGCAATCCGGGGTACATATCGCAAACGACCTCTCCGTCAGCGTCGACGGCCCGGCGCCAGTAGCGCCCGGCTTGCTCACCCTGACCCATACTATAGTATATCGACCCTTTCAGGGCATACAGGTCGGGCGAGTCGTTGACGGCGATCCCCTCTCGAACCAGCTCCAGGGCGGTATCGAAATCCCCGGAAAAATAGGCGGTCTGCGCCTTCACGTAGAGTGAAAGCGACTTGTTGGTCCGTTCAAAATAGTTTTCTTCGAGCTCCTGCTCCCGCCGGCGTATCTCTTCGGCCGCGCGTTCACGTGCAAGGCGCAGCTCCTCCAGGCGCGCCTCTTCCTGCTCGCGCTCCTCCTCCGTCAGCGGTGTATCGGCATCCCGATCATCGGCCCCGTTCGCCATACGCGTGGTATCGGCCACGTCCCGTTCCTGCGCGTTCCGGATGGAAAGCGGCACCTGGCTGGTCGATGTGCACGAAACCACGCCGCCGGCCATCACCACCATCATCACGGCAACAGCCGTTCTTTTTAACCCAATCATTCGCTCCCCACGGTTTTGCCTTCTCCTAATTCCGGTCGGCGGTCTTCATATGACCGAAGGGCCTCGCGCACTTTTTCGCCCAGTTCCGTGACCAGCGACTCCAGCTGCCGGATATACGTTTCCCGCTCCATCTCAGGCATTCTTCCGATAATCGCCGCCATTTGTTCCACATCCCGGTCGGTGATCTGTGTCTCTCCTCCAACTGACTGAAATCCCCTGTTTGAGAGACGCGCCGCGATTTTCTCGTATTCGTAGAAAGTGAGGTTACGCACCTGCGACAACGAAAACAGAATGCGGCCGGCTTCTTCCATACCATACTTTTTAAGCACGCCGCTTTTGCGGTCATCGGGCAGGTGACTGAGCACCAGCGCCTTAACCCGTTCTTTTTCGGATGAGAGAAGCTCCATAAGCTGTTCGTCGCTCAGGTAGTGCACAAAATTAAAGGTGTGGAGGATGGAGAAGCCGGTTGAAGCGGCACTCGCGGTGGAGGCCAGTGCCATTTGCTGCTCGTGTTCAATGCTGTCATGAACGTTTCCCCCCGCTACCGCGTGTCGGCCTTCTTTTTTTTTTTTTCGCGAAAGCATGACCATCAGGTACCAGACCAGCAGTGCCAAAAGCAGCGCAAGCAATACGGCGGCAGCCAGCATCAGGTAGAAGAGGCGGTTGGAATCGGCGAAAAGACCTTCGGGGGCGGGCGCTTCGGCCACTGCAGGCTCTTCGGTGCGCAGATTCCGCCTGACCAACTCGAACGTGTCGCCGCGCTCCGGATCTATGTCGATGCGGGAGGTGACCGTCTCGCGCATCAGCTCGAGATCCTGCTCGGTCAGCATCGAATCAACGCGCACAAGGATGTGCATCCGCTCCAGTTCGGGTACGCGGGTCTCCACCACCTCGACACCTTCCTGCTGTACCCGCGATGTTGTTTCGCGCTCACGAATCAGGTCACGCGGGACAAACGGCAGGCCCGGAAGTCGTCCTTCGGGTTCTGCGGTCTCTTCAGGGGCCGCGGCAACGGGCACTTCCCGGCGCAGGGTGCGCACCGACATTTCCACTCCGATTCTAAGCATATAGTCCTCCGGCCTGAAAAACCGGTTGATCGCCTCGGTAAGCACCTCGTAGAGCTGCTGCTCCAGCTGCATGGTCTCCAGGGCGGTGAGCTCTCCGTCGGAGAGGTCGCTTCGGCGGACTGCGGTCCGGTCGCCTTCATCGGC contains these protein-coding regions:
- the obgE gene encoding GTPase ObgE is translated as MRFADYAKLYLTAGSGGPGMAHFRREKYVPKGGPDGGDGGDGGNIVLEGNSHMNTLLDLRYRKFLKAKKGQPGGSSLKTGKRGEDVVLPVPLGTVAYEHETRRFLGEVINHGDRLVIAKGGKGGLGNANFKTATNQTPQYAQPGEPGEEIVVEIELKLIAEVGLVGFPNAGKSTLLSAVSAARPKIADYPFTTLEPNLGVVQMPDHRSFVMADIPGIIEKAHEGKGLGLTFLRHIERNNVLLFVISGANDIAAEYRILCDELGAYRKDLLDKPRMVAVTHMDLFPGHELEQEVSLDVPLIPVSAVTGHQMDRLKEQIWELLHGNRTP